One window of the Anomaloglossus baeobatrachus isolate aAnoBae1 chromosome 12, aAnoBae1.hap1, whole genome shotgun sequence genome contains the following:
- the LOC142257469 gene encoding uncharacterized protein LOC142257469 codes for MAQNSQNPPTEMERSMEKIITIFQRYSGKEGSAASMNYKEFENFMTIELSSFTKGQKDPNILQKMMKSVDGSADGKKDQELDFQEFLNLIGGMMVACNEALAKCPPEKKNPVSATKPSEMESTMETIIRVFQHYAGKKGDKNQMNYSEFEAFMKTELKSFLVNQKDPDIVRKLMKSVDGAVDCKQDGELNFQEFMNLIGGMMVACHEALLRHLKRV; via the exons ATG GCACAAAACAGTCAGAATCCTCCGACTGAGATGGAGCGCTCCATGGAAAAGATCATCACCATCTTCCAGAGATACTCCGGCAAGGAGGGGAGCGCGGCCTCCATGAACTACAAAGAGTTTGAAAACTTCATGACCATCGAGCTGTCCTCCTTCACCAAA GGCCAGAAGGACCCAAACATCCTGCAGAAGATGATGAAATCAGTAGATGGCTCGGCTGATGGAAAAAAGGACCAAGAGTTGGATTTCCAGGAGTTCCTCAACCTCATCGGGGGGATGATGGTGGCTTGTAACGAAGCCTTGGCCAAGTGTCCACCTGAAAAGAAG AATCCAGTTTCTGCCACTAAGCCCTCAGAGATGGAATCCACCATGGAAACCATCATCCGCGTCTTCCAGCACTACGCCGGCAAGAAAGGCGACAAAAATCAGATGAATTACTCGGAGTTCGAGGCTTTCATGAAGACTGAACTGAAGTCTTTCCTAGTG aaccAGAAGGACCCGGACATCGTCCGTaagctgatgaagtcagtggatgGAGCTGTGGACTGTAAACAGGACGGAGAGCTAAATTTCCAGGAGTTCATGAACCTGATTGGAGGGATGATGGTGGCCTGTCATGAAGCTCTGTTGAGACACCTGAAGCGGGTGTGA